From a single Nymphaea colorata isolate Beijing-Zhang1983 chromosome 4, ASM883128v2, whole genome shotgun sequence genomic region:
- the LOC116252821 gene encoding UDP-glycosyltransferase 73C3-like, with protein sequence MEMMLIPFLGQGHVFPCTQLCLQLAAHGVTVTIVVPTEFTDTISAACDHPLVRVAGLDLPPHEDDPSPMHLFVKAHLMNEPFSEFLARRTAPDAPLPPPVCIIVDALVGWAIDISRQYAIPAVGLYTNGTCPCALDYISPRLSPEKMNPNEIVAIPGVPDTLRLTYGELVHKPPPSRGPRRNTGGGGPRHGDRRQPPWINQMEGATVILCNTCDELERPFIDLIARETGKKAFGVGPLLPRQFWESAGSPLRDGAVRSKKNSNVSEEEVEAWLNSKQPGSVVFVSFGSEVSPTTSELAELAAGLEESGQPFIWVIQANVTRDPAPVEASPELAAKDPWLGVVPDGFEERVGERGLVIRGWAPQLLILSHPSTGGFISHCGWNSTLESLVRGVPILAWPIRGDQHMNAIVVANHLGVGVKVRDAGGRDVRKEDVVRGVAKLMSDSDIRNRAAQIKAIFLSGFPASSSASLDAFIRLFGQQ encoded by the coding sequence ATGGAGATGATGCTGATCCCTTTCCTCGGCCAAGGTCACGTGTTCCCGTGCACCCAGCTTTGCCTTCAGCTCGCGGCCCATGGCGTCACCGTCACCATCGTCGTCCCCACGGAGTTCACCGATACCATCTCTGCCGCCTGTGACCATCCGCTAGTTCGTGTAGCCGGTCTCGACCTCCCTCCACACGAAGACGACCCCTCCCCTATGCACCTCTTCGTCAAAGCGCACCTCATGAATGAGCCCTTCTCCGAGTTCCTCGCCCGGAGAACGGCCCCCGATGCCCCCCTTCCTCCGCCCGTCTGCATCATCGTCGATGCTCTTGTCGGTTGGGCAATCGACATCAGCCGGCAGTACGCCATCCCCGCCGTTGGTCTCTACACCAATGGCACTTGCCCTTGCGCTCTCGACTACATTTCCCCTCGATTGTCGCCGGAAAAGATGAATCCGAACGAGATCGTGGCCATCCCTGGCGTCCCGGACACTCTCCGGCTCACGTATGGCGAGCTTGTCCACAAGCCTCCGCCCAGCCGTGGTCCGCGGCGGAACACCGGGGGAGGTGGTCCGCGTCACGGTGATCGTCGGCAACCGCCGTGGATCAACCAGATGGAAGGGGCAACCGTGATACTCTGCAACACGTGCGACGAGTTGGAGCGCCCTTTCATTGATCTCATAGCTAGGGAGACCGGAAAGAAGGCCTTCGGCGTAGGGCCGCTGCTGCCGCGCCAATTCTGGGAGTCAGCCGGATCGCCGCTCCGTGACGGCGCCGTCCGGTCCAAGAAGAACTCGAACGTCAGTgaagaggaggtggaggcgtGGCTCAACTCCAAGCAGCCAGGTTCCGTCGTCTTCGTGTCTTTTGGCAGTGAGGTGAGCCCCACTACGTCTGAGCTAGCCGAACTGGCTGCGGGGCTCGAGGAATCGGGGCAGCCATTCATCTGGGTGATTCAAGCCAACGTGACAAGGGACCCAGCTCCGGTCGAAGCCTCGCCGGAGCTAGCGGCGAAGGATCCCTGGCTCGGCGTGGTGCCGGACGGTTTCGAGGAGCGGGTAGGGGAAAGAGGGCTCGTCATACGCGGCTGGGCTCCACAGCTTCTCATACTGAGCCACCCATCCACCGGCGGCTTCATCTCCCACTGCGGCTGGAATTCGACTCTGGAGTCGCTCGTCCGCGGGGTTCCCATCCTCGCGTGGCCCATCCGGGGAGACCAGCACATGAACGCCATCGTGGTGGCGAACCACCTGGGGGTGGGCGTGAAGGTCCGGGACGCCGGTGGGCGGGACGTGAGGAAGGAAGACGTGGTGAGAGGGGTGGCGAAACTCATGAGCGACTCGGACATC